The Podarcis muralis chromosome 10, rPodMur119.hap1.1, whole genome shotgun sequence genome includes a region encoding these proteins:
- the SLC16A8 gene encoding monocarboxylate transporter 3, whose translation MGKGHAEDGHLPERAKPPDGGWGWIVLFGCFVITGFSYAFPKAVSIYFKQLMHDFHVGYSDTAWISSIMLAMLYGTGPVSSILVNQFGCRPVMLVGGLLASSGMILASFTTNIIELYLTAGVLTGLGMALNFQPSLIMLGSYFDKRRPLANGLAAAGSPVFLSALSPLGQVLLEKFGWRGGFLIMGGLLLNCCTCGAVMRPLELNRKKKGEEAQDKYEAKEMLPMGGRAEEAVSTTDSAKKSNKAKKKKKPKKGKKLLDFSIFKNRGFVIYAIAKFIMVLGLFVPTILLVNYAKDSGVPDKEAAFLLSIIGFIDIFARPSCGVLAGLKRVRPHVTYLFSFAMLFNGLTDIFSARATDYTALVIFCIFFGISYGMVGALQFEVLMAIIGSQKFSSAIGLVLLIEAFAVLIGPPTAGRLVDALKKYEVIFYLAGSEVVLSSLFLAVASYCCLSRKEKKNSQPENPPAGGGGSETEEAESDVPEAEDHPGDNHHLSRNINNAGGDAVNHIAENRNVDGAGRPEGEGVALVPGGCDADQTVERDSF comes from the exons ATGGGGAAGGGCCATGCTGAGGACGGCCACCTGCCAGAAAGAGCAAAGCCTCCagatggtggctggggctggatAGTACTGTTTGGTTGCTTTGTCATCACTGGCTTTTCCTATGCCTTTCCAAAGGCAGTGAGCATATATTTCAAGCAGCTGATGCATGACTTCCATGTGGGCTATAGTGACACAGCTTGGATCTCATCTATCATGCTGGCTATGCTGTATGGAACAG GGCCTGTGAGCAGCATTTTGGTGAACCAGTTTGGGTGCCGGCCTGTGATGCTTGTTGGGGGGCTCCTGGCTTCCTCTGGGATGATTCTAGCCTCCTTCACCACCAACATTATTGAGCTGTACCTGACGGCTGGTGTGCTGACAG GTTTAGGCATGGCTCTGAACTTTCAGCCTTCTCTGATCATGTTAGGTTCCTACTTTGACAAGCGCAGACCTCTGGCCAATGGGCTCGCTGCAGCCGGGAGTCCCGTCTTCCTTTCAGCCCTCTCTCCACTGGGCCAAGTCTTGCTGGAGAAGTTTGGCTGGCGAGGGGGATTCCTCATCATGGGGGGGCTCCTGCTTAACTGCTGCACCTGCGGAGCAGTCATGAGACCCCTGGAACTgaacaggaagaagaaaggagaggaagCCCAGGACAAATATGAAGCCAAAGAAATGCTGCCCATGGGAGGAAGGGCTGAAGAGGCtgtcagcaccacggacagcgcCAAGAAGTCAAACaaagccaagaagaagaagaagcccaagAAAGGGAAGAAGCTGTTGGATTTTTCCATCTTTAAAAACCGGGGTTTCGTCATTTACGCCATTGCCAAGTTCATCATGGTCTTAGGTCTCTTTGTGCCCACCATATTGCTAGTCAACTATGCCAAGGACTCAGGAGTGCCAGACAAAGAGGCCGCTTTCCTCCTGTCCATCATTGGTTTCATAGACATCTTTGCCCGCCCATCCTGCGGGGTGCTTGCTGGGCTGAAGCGGGTGCGGCCCCACGTGACCTACTTGTTCAGCTTCGCTATGCTCTTCAATGGCCTGACAGATATCTTCAGCGCCAGGGCCACCGATTACACGGCCCTTGTCATTTTCTGCATTTTCTTTGGCATCTCCTACGGGATGGTGGGGGCCCTGCAGTTTGAAGTCCTCATGGCCATCATTGGGTCCCAGAAGTTCTCCAGCGCCATCGGGCTTGTGCTGCTCATTGAGGCCTTTGCTGTGCTCATCGGACCACCCACTGCAG gaCGATTGGTGGATGCGCTCAAGAAATACGAGGTTATCTTCTACCTGGCTGGCTCAGAGGTTGTGTTGTCatctctgttcctggctgtggCTTCTTACTGCTGCCTgagcaggaaggaaaagaagaactcTCAGCCAGAGAACCCTCCTGCAGGCGGAGGTGGCAGTGAAACAGAGGAAGCAGAATCAGATGTCCCGGAAGCAGAGGACCACCCTGGAGACAATCACCACCTCTCCCGCAACATTAACAATGCAGGGGGTGATGCAGTGAACCACATTGCAGAGAACAGGAACGTGGATGGAGCCGGCAGGCCGGAAGGGGAGGGTGTAGCTTTGGTACCGGGGGGCTGCGATGCTGACCAGACAGTGGAAAGAGACAGTTTTTAG